A segment of the Aureliella helgolandensis genome:
GAGATACTGATCCACCTGCTCGTAATTCAACCGTTGATCGTTATGGATTACCGAATTAAAGACTTCCTGGTGGACGACGGTCCCCTCTTCGGTCATTTCCATCAACACCGTCTTGGTCAAGCGAACTTTATTTGGCTGCAAGCTGGCCAAATGGTTGCTAATCAATTCTGGCAGCATGGGAATGACGCGATCAGGCAAGTAGACGCTGGTGCCTCGGTCGCGAGCCTCTTCATCGAGGACGGAGCCTATGGGAACGAAATGCGATACATCGGCGATGTGCACCAACAATTCCCAGTGCCCCTTTTCGTTCTTACTGAGGGAAATCGCATCGTCGAAATCGCGCGCGTCAAAGGGATCGATGGTTAGGGTAACCACACCGGTCAGATCGCGTCGATCGGCCGGGATATCCCCTTCAACGAAGGCATCGGCGGTGGCACGAGCTTGATCAATCACCTCGGCAGGGAATTCGTCGGCGAGCCCATACTGGCGCATGACGGCCAGGGTATCGACGGCGGGGTTTTTGCTCGAGCCCAAGACCTCGATGATGACCCCCTCCCCGACACTGCGGCCATCGGGAAAGTGCACCAGTTCGACAACGACTTTGTCTCCCTGCTCCAGCGGTAATCCACGAACGTCCCCCACCATCACTGGCGAACCGATCGTAACACCATCGAGCCACACAACAGAGTTGCCATCCTTAACAGCGTAGGAGCCCGAAAACTGCCGCCGGGCCCGCTCGAGGATCTCCACGACCTCGCCTTCCTGCCCCCCCCCTTTGCGGCTCGCCCGCACACGCACTTGCACGAGATCGCGGTCCATGGCCGAGAGGGTCGCCGAGGCAGGAATGAAAATATCTTCCGTTGTCCCCAGTTTCCCAGTGGTGACCGGACGGACGAAACCGAAACCTGCCGCCGCCTGCCGAAAGGTTCCTCGCGTCATTTTGGGATCCCCCGAAATTTGGTCCGGTGTCAAAACCAAATGGTTTCGGGCATACGCCAATTCCCCATGCTGAACGAGGCGTTTGATTGCCATGCGGACTTGCGGGAAGGCTTCCGGGGGAAGGCCGAGCGCCTGATGAACCCCCTTGGGTTTGGTTGGCTGATACTGGGGGTGGTACACTAAATCAAGAATCTGCTGGCGCAGCGCTGGATCAATTTTTGCTGGGGAGTCGGAATCTGACACGCGTATGCCTGTAGCGAAAAATCTTGGTCGTACGAGCCACCTGCGGAAAACAAGGGTTCTCCATGATGGAGAATGCGACCCAGTCATTGATTTCACGCAGGCGCTGCGGGGAAGGCCCTAATTG
Coding sequences within it:
- the rnr gene encoding ribonuclease R, which encodes MSDSDSPAKIDPALRQQILDLVYHPQYQPTKPKGVHQALGLPPEAFPQVRMAIKRLVQHGELAYARNHLVLTPDQISGDPKMTRGTFRQAAAGFGFVRPVTTGKLGTTEDIFIPASATLSAMDRDLVQVRVRASRKGGGQEGEVVEILERARRQFSGSYAVKDGNSVVWLDGVTIGSPVMVGDVRGLPLEQGDKVVVELVHFPDGRSVGEGVIIEVLGSSKNPAVDTLAVMRQYGLADEFPAEVIDQARATADAFVEGDIPADRRDLTGVVTLTIDPFDARDFDDAISLSKNEKGHWELLVHIADVSHFVPIGSVLDEEARDRGTSVYLPDRVIPMLPELISNHLASLQPNKVRLTKTVLMEMTEEGTVVHQEVFNSVIHNDQRLNYEQVDQYLENPERWRERLTPEIWQLLRDIHTLAMVLRQNRKDTGAIELHLPEVKIDLDKAGKVKGARITENTESHQMIEECMLAANQAVATWLDQLEIPFLRRAHAPPERRKMRKLDDFMRDLGIKCESMENRFEVQRVVELVRGKVTEYAVNYAILKSMSKAVYQPEEEMHYALQFQHYCHFTSPIRRYPDLQVHRTVDRLIRQTKPYGDPLPVLIQLGRHCSDKEQNAEWAEREIIKIKLLHFLNKKIGETMPGVISGVVPDGFYVRGIKFPAEGFVSIQDLPKDSYKFERRGQMLEGFRSGNRFRLGDELVVRIQSVDLARRALLLSVVEKRGQTVEDRPKRGGGKAQRKEPTKATRNSSSSKGAAKKRASFKGADKSKRRRR